One window of the Deltaproteobacteria bacterium genome contains the following:
- a CDS encoding YceI family protein, whose protein sequence is MRRSTVLAAAFLLALPGLALSAPWELDPAHTGVHFKVRHLMVSSVRGDFGKVSGKIAYDPADLEKSSADITIDAASINTRVAKRD, encoded by the coding sequence ATGCGGAGATCGACGGTTCTCGCTGCGGCGTTCCTGCTGGCGCTCCCGGGCCTCGCGCTGTCGGCGCCCTGGGAGCTCGACCCGGCCCACACCGGGGTCCACTTCAAGGTGCGGCACCTGATGGTTTCGTCGGTGCGCGGGGATTTCGGGAAGGTTTCGGGGAAGATCGCCTACGATCCGGCGGATCTCGAGAAATCGTCCGCGGACATCACCATCGACGCCGCCTCCATCAACACGCGCGTCGCGAAACGGGACG